The following are encoded in a window of Candidatus Bathyarchaeia archaeon genomic DNA:
- a CDS encoding metal-dependent transcriptional regulator, translating into MSRRLTERETEYLKVIFSLLSEKSVVGSLDVANALGVSCATASETLKKLYEKGMIVREPWRGVSLSELGLREINRIIRNHRVFETYAHRFLSVSLDDACDCARRIELYISDKIIDSMCRVLGHPERCPHNKYIPRGGSCCLIKSI; encoded by the coding sequence TTAAAGTTATATTTAGTTTGCTCTCTGAAAAAAGCGTCGTTGGAAGCCTAGACGTGGCAAACGCCTTAGGGGTTTCATGCGCCACCGCGAGTGAGACCCTTAAGAAGCTTTATGAGAAGGGCATGATTGTAAGGGAGCCTTGGAGAGGGGTTAGTCTCTCAGAGTTAGGGCTTAGAGAGATCAACAGAATTATAAGGAATCATAGAGTATTTGAGACATACGCACATAGATTTCTCTCAGTCAGCTTAGATGATGCCTGTGACTGCGCGCGTAGAATTGAACTATATATTTCTGACAAGATTATTGATTCAATGTGTAGGGTTCTAGGGCACCCTGAAAGGTGTCCACATAACAAATATATCCCACGGGGAGGTTCATGCTGTCTAATAAAATCGATATAG